Proteins from one Colias croceus chromosome 22, ilColCroc2.1 genomic window:
- the LOC123701844 gene encoding 40S ribosomal protein S12 — protein MADVEVEVPSNPVLSGGAMDVNTALQEVLKTALIHGGLVHGLHEAAKALDKRQAVLCVLAENCDEDAYKKLVQALCNEHQIPLVKVDNNKKLGEWAGLCKIDKDGKARKIVGCSCVVIKDFGEETPALDVLKDYLKSSS, from the exons TGAAGTACCAAGCAACCCCGTCCTAAGCGGTGGTGCTATGGATGTTAACACAGCCCTGCAAGAAGTATTAAAGACAGCCCTCATCCACGGTGGTCTCGTACATGGTCTTCACGAAGCCGCCAAAGCTCTCGACAA GAGACAGGCTGTGCTCTGCGTACTAGCTGAGAACTGCGACGAGGATGCATACAAGAAACTAGTACAGGCCCTCTGCAACGAACACCAGATCCCACTCGTAAAG GTGGACAACAACAAGAAGCTTGGTGAATGGGCGGGATTATGCAAAATCGACAAAGACGGCAAAGCGAGAAAAATTGTCGGCTGCTCTTGTGTAGTAATCAAA GACTTCGGTGAAGAAACTCCCGCGTTAGATGTGCTGAAGGACTACCTTAAGTCTTCAAGCTAA